A single window of bacterium DNA harbors:
- a CDS encoding LOG family protein gives MRRSDRIREQMRELLAEYDSLEKDLAELEEDHFRVVIFGSARIEPDEPIYKMVMRLASLLGRLGIDIVTGGGPGLMDAANAGVKQAHEKGIRSIGLPILLPNRIEPSNRHLDIKREHSRFSTRLDEFMLISDAVIVAPGGIGTVLELMYVWQLMQVGLIPRRCVILLGTEFWRGLIEWMGYQQLRRGLINPDDLDFVNVADTEAEVLNLIKAELEKFRTKKSTEGDHPKAAAADTMIKQVEMVQNAPEHHEALPGTKINNKQ, from the coding sequence ATGAGAAGAAGCGATAGAATTCGCGAGCAGATGCGTGAACTCCTAGCTGAATACGATAGCCTGGAGAAAGATCTTGCAGAACTTGAAGAAGACCATTTCCGAGTGGTCATCTTCGGTTCGGCCCGCATAGAACCTGACGAGCCGATTTATAAAATGGTCATGCGGCTGGCCTCCTTATTGGGCCGATTGGGAATTGACATCGTAACCGGCGGTGGTCCAGGATTGATGGATGCTGCAAATGCCGGTGTTAAACAAGCTCATGAAAAGGGCATCCGCTCGATCGGGCTGCCGATTTTACTTCCAAACCGTATAGAACCTTCCAATAGACACCTCGACATTAAGCGAGAGCACAGCCGTTTTTCTACCCGACTGGATGAGTTCATGCTTATATCTGATGCGGTAATTGTTGCGCCAGGTGGGATCGGCACTGTTCTTGAACTGATGTACGTATGGCAGCTCATGCAAGTGGGGCTTATACCGCGAAGGTGTGTAATCCTACTTGGCACTGAATTCTGGCGAGGCTTGATTGAATGGATGGGTTATCAACAACTCCGACGTGGCTTAATCAACCCTGATGACCTCGATTTCGTTAATGTTGCCGATACAGAAGCTGAAGTTCTTAATCTTATTAAGGCCGAGTTGGAGAAATTCCGCACGAAAAAAAGCACAGAAGGCGATCATCCTAAAGCTGCTGCTGCCGATACGATGATTAAGCAAGTAGAAATGGTCCAGAATGCCCCAGAGCACCACGAGGCCCTCCCAGGCACCAAGATTAACAATAAGCAATAG
- a CDS encoding CehA/McbA family metallohydrolase — MPFYKGSLHVHTTYSDGEGSISQIASVYDELSYDFIYVTDHNVVVPVDEVIQQGNVLILPGCEVTLTIEESGEAKTYLHVNGLDVREITIPEPKQSVVETLQLAVDSIRAAGGIAQLNHPSWNWAYNAEDMKQVRGWHMVEIANKHIGAHIKGGGGIPSTEQMWDDVLSSGMRVWGTATDDAHTISCPNWHEYVYNPLPGKAWVGVQAPEKSPKAIKEALLNGNFYSSTGVDLDEIKITDTLISLNIHRKWDRLYTTSFIGQDGEILLIDTTLSPSYTIKGTETYIRARIEDSAGFYAWTQPHWVK, encoded by the coding sequence ATGCCGTTTTACAAAGGCAGCCTTCACGTCCACACGACTTATAGCGATGGTGAAGGGTCGATTTCTCAAATTGCTTCCGTTTACGACGAACTCAGCTACGACTTCATTTATGTGACCGACCACAATGTGGTTGTGCCTGTCGATGAAGTTATACAACAAGGGAATGTACTCATTTTGCCCGGCTGTGAAGTTACCTTGACTATTGAAGAATCAGGCGAAGCAAAGACATACCTTCATGTTAACGGGTTGGATGTACGCGAAATCACTATCCCCGAACCCAAACAATCGGTTGTTGAGACACTTCAATTAGCAGTTGATTCGATTAGAGCAGCAGGCGGGATTGCCCAACTAAATCATCCCAGCTGGAACTGGGCTTATAATGCGGAAGATATGAAACAGGTTCGCGGTTGGCATATGGTCGAGATTGCCAACAAGCATATCGGCGCTCATATCAAAGGCGGAGGTGGTATTCCTAGCACTGAGCAAATGTGGGATGATGTCCTTTCCTCAGGAATGAGGGTTTGGGGCACGGCTACTGATGATGCGCACACAATTAGCTGTCCGAATTGGCACGAATATGTCTACAATCCGCTTCCAGGTAAGGCATGGGTAGGTGTTCAAGCTCCTGAGAAGAGTCCAAAAGCCATAAAAGAAGCGCTCCTGAACGGCAATTTCTACTCATCCACCGGTGTCGACCTCGATGAAATCAAGATAACCGATACCCTTATCTCCCTCAATATTCACCGCAAATGGGATCGCCTATATACAACCTCTTTCATTGGCCAAGATGGTGAAATCCTTCTAATTGATACAACCCTATCTCCAAGTTACACCATCAAAGGAACCGAAACCTACATCCGAGCAAGAATAGAAGACTCCGCCGGCTTTTACGCCTGGACTCAACCACACTGGGTGAAGTAG
- the ilvN gene encoding acetolactate synthase small subunit has translation MSEFYAPMAGITHTHTITTLVENHPGVLARVANLFARRGYNIESLTVAITQDPTVSRMTVVVSGDDRILEQITKQLNKLIEVIKVIDYTNRPVLERELAMIKVNADDNSRSSIKEICEIFRANIVDISELALTIEVTGSDEKINALVKMLEQYGITEMVRTGVIVLARGKDTAFSQ, from the coding sequence ATGTCTGAATTCTATGCACCGATGGCGGGTATAACCCATACCCATACGATAACAACACTGGTTGAGAACCATCCAGGCGTCCTCGCTCGAGTGGCAAATTTATTTGCCCGACGCGGCTATAACATCGAGAGTTTAACCGTCGCCATTACGCAAGATCCGACGGTGTCACGAATGACGGTGGTCGTTTCAGGTGATGACCGAATTTTAGAACAAATTACCAAGCAGCTAAACAAACTTATCGAAGTCATCAAAGTCATCGATTATACCAACCGGCCAGTACTTGAACGTGAGTTGGCAATGATTAAAGTCAATGCGGACGATAACTCACGAAGCTCAATTAAAGAGATATGTGAGATATTTCGCGCCAATATCGTTGACATTAGTGAGCTAGCATTAACGATTGAAGTAACGGGCAGCGATGAAAAGATTAACGCGCTGGTAAAAATGTTGGAACAGTATGGGATAACCGAAATGGTTCGAACCGGCGTCATCGTTCTCGCGCGCGGCAAGGATACCGCTTTTAGCCAGTAG